From Trichomycterus rosablanca isolate fTriRos1 chromosome 18, fTriRos1.hap1, whole genome shotgun sequence, the proteins below share one genomic window:
- the cercam gene encoding probable inactive glycosyltransferase 25 family member 3 — protein MFLWILFVSAVLPRTLCYFSEENHAEESEVQSPTLVIAIIARNTAHSLPYYLGALERLNYPKERISIWAATDHNIDNTTAILREWLTIMQQHYHYVEWRPMEKPTSFAGELGPKHWTNGRYEHVMKLKQAALNFAKKRWADYILFADTDNILTNPDTLNLLMAENKSVIAPMLDSQSAYSNYWCGITPQGYYRRTAEYFPTRNRHRTGCYPVPMVHSTMLLDLRKEGTKKLAFHPPHPDYSWPFDDIIVFAFSCRASEVQMYVCNKERYGYLNVPAKPHQTMEDDGINFAHLCLEAIIDGPPMYLSDYVHVLPKQSDLMGFDEIYLINLRRRPDRRERMLWSLYELEINAKVVDAVDGAALNSSDIKILGVDLLPGYNDPFSGRTLTKGEVGCFLSHYYIWKEMVALQLDKALVFEDDVRFQGNFKRRLMQLMDEVERTELDWDIIYLGRKQVNPGEEKPVESVKNLVVAGYSYWTLSYVISLQGAQKLINAEPITKMLPVDEFLPIMYDKHPNEEYKSHFLNRNLQAFSASPLLVQPCHYAGDPEWVSDTETSTVWDNDNIRTDWRESYKNLKGGTPPAGVQSTSYRDEL, from the exons ATGTTCTTAtggattttgtttgtttctgcGGTTCTTCCGAGGACTTTATGTTACTTTTCGGAAGAGAATCATGCGGAGGAATCCGAGGTTCAGTCTCCCACCCTGGTGATAGCGATCATCGCCCGTAACACCGCTCATTCTCTGCCTTATTACCTCGGAGCTCTGGAGAGACTCAACTACCCTAAAGAGCGCATCTCCATCTG ggCAGCGACAGACCACAACATTGACAACACCACTGCAATCCTGCGAGAATGGCTGACCATCATGCAGCAGCATTACCACTATGTGGAGTGGAGACCCATGGAGAAACCAAC GTCATTTGCAGGTGAGTTGGGGCCTAAACACTGGACCAACGGCCGCTATGAGCATGTCATGAAACTTAAACAAGCGGCACTCAACTTCGCCAAGAAACGCTGGGCTGACTACATCCTG TTTGCAGACACAGACAACATCCTGACCAACCCAGACACCCTGAACCTGCTGATGGCAGAGAATAAATCTGTTATTGCTCCCATGCTGGATTCCCAGTCTGCATACTCTAATTACTGGTGTGGCATCACTCCACAG GGATACTACCGTCGCACAGCCGAGTATTTCCCTACCAGGAACCGCCATCGAACAGGCTGCTACCCTGTTCCCATGGTGCACTCCACCATGTTGCTGGACCTGCGCAAGGAGGGAACCAAAAAACTGGCCTTCCACCCACCACACCCAGACTACTCCTGGCCCTTTGATGACATTATCGTCTTTGCCTTCTCCTGCAGAGCTTCAG AGGTTCAAATGTATGTGTGCAATAAAGAGCGCTATGGCTACCTGAACGTCCCTGCTAAACCCCACCAGACCATGGAGGATGACGGCATCAATTTCGCCCATCTATGCCTTGAGGCCATAA TTGACGGGCCGCCCATGTATTTGTCCGACTATGTCCATGTGCTTCCCAAGCAATCAGACCTGATGGGATTCGATGAG ATATACCTGATAAACCTGCGCAGACGACCTGATCGCAGAGAGAGGATGCTGTGGTCTCTCTATGAGCTAGAGATTAACGCTAAAGTGGTGGATGCAGTGGATGGCGC AGCTCTGAACAGCAGTGACATTAAGATTCTGGGTGTGGATCTGTTACCTGGTTATAACGACCCATTCTCTGGGCGCACACTTACTAAAGGAGAGGTGGGCTGCTTCCTCAGCCACTACTACATCTGGAAGGAG ATGGTGGCCCTGCAGCTGGACAAAGCTCTGGTCTTTGAGGATGACGTGCGTTTCCAGGGCAACTTTAAGCGGCGCCTGATGCAGCTGATGGACGAGGTGGAGCGGACAGAGCTCGACTGGGACATCAT ATACCTGGGCAGGAAGCAGGTAAACCCAGGGGAGGAGAAGCCAGTAGAGAGTGTAAAAAACCTGGTGGTCGCTGGGTACTCGTACTGGACCCTCTCATATGTGATCTCACTGCAGGGAGCACAAAAGCTCATCAACGCTGAGCCGATCACCAAAATGCTTCCTGTGGATGAATTCCTGCCCATCATGTACGACAAGCATCCCAA TGAGGAATACAAATCACATTTTCTCAACCGAAACCTGCAGGCCTTTTCCGCGAGCCCCCTGCTGGTGCAACCGTGCCACTATGCAGGTGATCCAGAGTGGGTGAGTGACACTGAGACGTCCACAGTGTGGGACAATGACAACATTCGTACAGACTGGAGAGAGTCTTACAAGAACCTGAAGGGAGGAACTCCACCCGCCGGTGTGCAGAGCACCTCTTACAGGGATGAACTGTAA